Part of the Halodesulfurarchaeum formicicum genome is shown below.
TGGAAGCGGGCGCTCTCGTTCGTCGTGAAGGCCCCGGGGGTGAGACTCGCCTCGCAGCCGATCTGGGCCCCGTTGCAGATGCCCAGCACGGGCACGCCAGCCTCGGCCTGCTCCTTGACGGCCTGCATGATCGGAGCGCGGGCGGCCATCGCGCCCGCCCGGAGATAGTCACCGTAGGAGAAGCCGCCCGGAAGCATCACGCCGGTCGTGTCTGCTGGGAGACCGTCCTCGTGCCAGACGATCTCGTTGTCGATGTCCAGGGAGTCAAGCGCGCGGGCGGCGTCCCGGTCGCAGTTCGACCCGCCGAACCGGACGATTGCCACGGTCATCGCTCGGCGATCTCCACCGTGTAATCGTGGATCGTGGGGTTCGCCAGGAGCCGTTCGGCCATCTCAGCGGCCCGATCTTCGGCGGCGTCGGCGTTCGCGGCGTCCAGATCGATCTGGTACTGATCGGCCGAGCGGAGGTCCTCCAGTTCGAAGCCCAGGCGTTCGAGGGCGCGCTGGGTCGTGGTCGCCTCCGGGTCGAGCACGCCCCGCTTGAGACGAACCGTCACCGTGGCGGTGTAGGCGCTCATCGAGTTGACGTGCGCGATTGTGCTCAAAAACTCTTTTGGAACCGCCGGGTTAGCCCACGTTCCTGAATACCTACAGGGAGCGGAGATGATCCAGGACCGTCTCCAGGGGTGGCGCGTCGAAGCGGTCCCGGCCGAGGTAGGTGTTCGCGCCGGCCGCATACATGTTCGAGACGTGCCGGAGCACGTGTTCGGGCAGCGGTTTGGGCGAGATTTCGACTGATTCGCGCCAGTCCGGCTCCGCGCTCGCCAGGGCCTCGCGTTTG
Proteins encoded:
- the purS gene encoding phosphoribosylformylglycinamidine synthase subunit PurS, translating into MSAYTATVTVRLKRGVLDPEATTTQRALERLGFELEDLRSADQYQIDLDAANADAAEDRAAEMAERLLANPTIHDYTVEIAER